The Lepisosteus oculatus isolate fLepOcu1 chromosome 4, fLepOcu1.hap2, whole genome shotgun sequence genome window below encodes:
- the LOC138238394 gene encoding endonuclease domain-containing 1 protein-like, with amino-acid sequence MQRDRAAATSMSPSSLLLALVCLCARPDQAGSKVDPGFSNCKEFFYHKTTPEWFTSDKYRDICQNYDNIFYFATKYDTGSRIPLWSAYRLDTKSCSTQPARRQTWFVEPQVFSLDKKPQMTTEAKSGLSIADLKSTQAINEDYQDTSYDRGHLNPFLFQCDQGRTATFTLTNAAPMDPCFIRVRWYKLEKALKDQLQKECNDIEGDPYLITGTVPSQNRKIPVQHEDEEGDRIRDYDRVSVPSHVWTAVCCDHAEKNRTFSFAFLGKNQEESQLETLSVAELNLRLPGLYGRSRSIKLFADDCNGDSEKSGNILASVRSKVLDSFKAQITDDDSQIIRETKRAKLDKDKQGIMQSKHLKEWFNTMSPLYREDKLACVLTAPSAVYREVARSDGGGATCSLTTDIQGTSKTITASGYPCTASDQCGYKGYSYSWCYTTTDEKNNDYCCVSECSLKDSYYQCWNGYKDVPCSPQYSTVTVKRTPCRPDQQCAKYFKDYYWCYTDYNNNWEYCCSPTHYCDDHGYSYRWCYTDDAHSNWQKC; translated from the exons ATGCAGAGAGACAGAGCCGCCGCCACCAGCATGTCCCCCTCCAGCCTCCTCCTCGCCCTGGTCTGTCTCTGTGCCCGGCCGGACCAGGCTGGGTCCAAGGTGGATCCGGGCTTCAGCAACTGCAAGGAGTTCTTCTACCATAAGACGACTCCCGAGTGGTTCACATCTGACAAATACAGGGATATCTGCCAGAATTACGACAACATTTTCTACTTCGCCACCAAGTACGACACGGGGAGCAGGATTCCCCTCTGGTCCGCCTACAGACTCGACACGAAGTCCTGCAGCACCCAGCCGGCCCGCAGACAGACCTGGTTTGTGGAGCCGCAG GTTTTCAGCTTGGACAAAAAGCCACAGATGACAACCGAGGCGAAGTCAGGCTTGAGCATCGCTGATCTCAAATCGACCCAAGCCATCAACGAAGACTACCAGGACACGTCCTACGACCGCGGCCACTTGAACCCCTTTCTTTTCCAGTGCGACCAGGGCCGTACGGCCACCTTCACCCTCACCAACGCTGCTCCCATGGACCCCTGCTTCATCAGGGTGCGCTGGTACAAACTGGAGAAGGCGCTGAAGGATCAGCTGCAGAAAGAGTGCAACGATATTGAAGGTGACCCATACCTGATCACCGGTACAGTTCCGAGCCAGAACAGGAAAATCCCTGTTCAACATGAAGACGAGGAGGGAGACAGGATCCGGGACTACGACAGAGTGTCTGTGCCCAGTCACGTCTGGacagctgtgtgctgtgacCATGCAGAGAAGAACAGAACATTTTCGTTTGCTTTTCTGGGTAAAAATCAAGAGGAATCACAGCTGGAGACCTTGTCAGTGGCAGAGCTGAATCTCAGACTCCCAGGTCTGTATGGAAGATCCAGAAGTATCAAACTCTTCGCTGATGACTGCAATGGCGATTCTGAAAAAAGTGGAAATATACTGGCATCAGTCAGGAGTAAAGTGCTTGATTCTTTTAAAGCCCAGATCACAGATGATGATTCCCAAATCATCCGAGAGACCAAGAGGGCCAAGCTTGACAAGGACAAACAAGGGATCATGCAGAGCAAGCACTTGAAGGAATGGTTCAACACTATGTCCCCACTGTACAGGGAAGACAAACTGGCTTGTGTGCTCACTGCCCCCAGTGCTGTGTACAGGGAGGTGGCCAGGTCTGATGGAGGAGGTGCAACATGCTCTCTGACCACAGACATCCAGGGCACCAGCAAGACTATCACAGCCAGTGGTTATCCCTGCACAGCGTCTGATCAGTGTGGATATAAGGGCTATAGTTACTCCTGGTGCTACACAACTACAGATGAGAAAAATAATGATTACTGTTGTGTTAGTGAGTGCTCTCTGAAAGACTCATACTATCAGTGCTGGAATGGTTATAAAGATGTCCCCTGTTCCCCTCAGTACTCCACTGTTACTGTCAAGAGAACCCCATGTCGCCCCGATCAACAGTGTGCCAAGTATTTTAAAGACTATTACTGGTGCTACACTGATTACAACAACAACTGGGAATACTGCTGCTCCCCAACACACTACTGTGACGATCATGGTTACAGTTACCGATGGTGTTACACAGATGACGCTCATTCCAATTGGCAAAAATGTTGA